From Acipenser ruthenus unplaced genomic scaffold, fAciRut3.2 maternal haplotype, whole genome shotgun sequence, a single genomic window includes:
- the LOC117962305 gene encoding estrogen-related receptor gamma-like isoform X2, with the protein MSSSREPCRSDLYIKAEPESPESIGGGHQQHSPGGSSDSGPPPARERCSPPPRALASLPRRLCLVCGDTASGYHYGVASCEACKAFFKRTIQGSIEYSCPASSECEITKRRRKACQACRFMKCLNVGMLKEGVRLDRVRGGRQKYKRRPEQESRGYQGGYQSTPPSQPRSKPAPCSQVVSALLDSEPEPLFAMPDPLLQDSPLKTMSTLCDLADRELVSIIGWAKHVPGFSSLSLSDQMSVLQSAWLEVLVLAVAFRSLPFDDEIVFAEDYVMDEELSKRAGLTDLNGAINQLARKYRALQLDREEFVLLKAIALTNSDSVHIEEVDPVLSLPSLSSPL; encoded by the exons ATGTCTTCCTCTCGGGAGCCGTGTCGCTCTGATCTCTACATCAAGGCGGAGCCGGAGAGCCCTGAGAGCATTGGGGGGGGGCATCAGCAGCACAGCCCCGGGGGCTCCTCGGACTCGGGGCCCCCCCCTGCCCGCGAGCGCTGCTCCCCCCCCCCGAGGGCCCTGGCCAGCCTGCCCAGGAGACTGTGCCTGGTGTGTGGGGACACGGCCTCGGGCTATCACTACGGAGTGGCGTCCTGCGAGGCGTGCAAGGCTTTCTTCAAACGCACCATCCagg GCAGCATCGAGTACAGCTGCCCTGCCTCCAGCGAGTGTGAGATCACCAAGAGACGCAGGAAGGCGTGCCAGGCGTGTCGCTTCATGAAGTGTCTCAACGTGGGCATGCTGAAGGAAG gggTGCGTTTGGACCGGGTTCGGGGGGGCAGGCAGAAGTACAAGCGCAGACCGGAGCAGGAGAGCCGGGGGTACCAGGGGGGGTACCAGAGCACCCCCCCCTCACAGCCCCGCAGCAAACCAG CCCCCTGCTCTCAGGTGGTCTCGGCTCTGCTGGACTCCGAGCCGGAGCCCCTGTTTGCCATGCCGGACCCTCTGCTGCAGGACAGCCCCCTGAAGACCATGAGCACCCTGTGCGACCTGGCGGACCGAGAGCTGGTCAGCATCATCGGCTGGGCCAAGCATGTCCCAG ggttctcctcgctctctctctctgatcagaTGTCGGTGCTCCAGTCGGCCTGGCTCGAGGTTCTGGTTCTGGCCGTGGCGTTCCGCTCTCTCCCGTTCGATGATGAGATCGTGTTCGCTGAGGATTACGTGATGGACGAGGAGCTGTCCAAGCGGGCCGGCCTGACCGACCTCAACGGGGCCATAAACCAACTGGCCCGCAAATACAGGGCGCTGCAGCTGGACAGGGAGGAGTTTGTGCTGCTCAAAGCCATCGCGCTCACCAACTCGG actctgTGCACATCGAGGAGGTTgaccctgtcctct